In Eubalaena glacialis isolate mEubGla1 chromosome 12, mEubGla1.1.hap2.+ XY, whole genome shotgun sequence, the sequence ATAAGAAATCCAAAATTGAGAGATGTAAAAATCTCATTCAAAATGAATGCTGCCTAAGAATGCGGAAACCCACAACATTTTCTGAAAATCTTTTTTGAAGAATGtctctttgtttttggtattCTCTTAGACACTCTGAAGTTTATTTAACACAGCATCCTATCTGCTCCACATTCAAATTTAGATGTGCTGATTATCTGCTCCACTCTTTTGAATAGTTAAGTATGTCCTATAAATAAACACATCAATTTTGCTCTATTACTACCCTTCCAAAAAGCCTCATATAATTGGAAGTAACTTAGTATTTACttatcattaaatatatttttgttagaaAGGATACACAGCATATGAAATCACAGGATTCTCATGAGTTAAAGACAAATTTTAGAACTCACAAATAATATTTACAATGTAAACATCACAGTTATTACATCAGAGTAAAATAAATCACAACATTCACAACACAacatattttatttggttttgatATTGAAGTTGTTTTCTTGAATTACTTATGTAGAACTCAAAATAGAATGACTTTGCTTATCGTTTTCCTTCaagaattctgaaaaagaaagaaatggtgatTTAAGCATAAAAACGTTTTTATTTACAGCCTCTTACTTTCATTTACTTCTCCactcatttgataaatatttgtcctTGCCCCTCATCAGCAGCTTTTGAGAGGGGATCACGTTTTGGGATATCAAGAGGGAATCTTCCAAAGGACTTATTGTTGGAAAGGAAGCCAGAATGTGAAAGGGTTCTCTAATTAGTCATAAATAATTACCTATTTGTAATTTTCACAACTGGTTGACCAACAAAACTTCCTGTTAAAAGAATTTGTCCAATGTCACCCATTCAAAAAAGCAAAGAATGGAGGATGGAAACTCATAAAAAGACAGAGTAATTAATCCTCCTTTATATTGTAGTGCCTAttgtatttcttaatttattagaAAAgccttatttttataaacattttttcgAGAAGCTATATGTAACTCGCTTTCTTTTTTGAGCATTTGAGGAATTTGTTTCTCTGAATGTCTATGCATGGTGAGGAATAGGCACATATAGCACCCCTGACCACGTATCTCTCTTACAGGTATCTCTCATGTGACAGTAGCAGAGTTGAGCAGGTGTTACAGAAACCATAGGATCCACAAAACCAAAAGTATTTATTTGGAGTCCTTTAGAGAAATTTTTGACAACCTGATATAGTGATgctataaaatttctttaaaggcTTACCaagcattataaaaatattttatgagctAATGTAAACAGTAATGTAACTCAGGAAAGAAATATGCCTTGTATccatgttcacataaaaacaatTTTGCTAACAATCTTATCACTTAACAAAGGATAAAATCTATTCGTGTTTTCTCTACTCAAAAAATGTTTTACGGTGAATATTATTAGAGTCGTTGTACCTACACTCACTTCATAGGTAAAATAAGCTAAATTTGACTTTCGCTGCATGAAGTTTACTATGTTTTAAGAAACACAGTGAGACCCAGACTGTCTTGGTATTTTCACAGTAGTGAGCCATGCTGTAATTTTATGGTATTTCCTTATACGTAAATTAAATGAGACGCTAACAGTCAATCATGGGACTAGACCTTAAATTAATAGAAGCAGCATGGCTTGACTATCAAAGAGAAAGCCAGTTTTTCTCATTAGTGTGAGTCAGTCTCCTTTTTTCATATCTCATCAGAAGGATAGGAATGAGTCTGTGTAAGCTAGGAGATACCAAACTGTTTACTCGTCGTGAGCTTTCTCTTTCATGCCAGCAGAACACTGCATGAACAGTTTCAAGCTGTTTACTAAGCTGGGGTCCACTTCAGGTAGAAGTGTCCTTCTTAGATGAGGTCTCACTGAGAGAACTCTAAGATGTTTTTTACCGAGTGACTCTTACCTACTTAAATAGTTAGATGATTGCTGCTAGAATATAATAACACACAGTGATACTCACCACTGGGAAGCTGTTAGCAGCTTTGCTCcaaagaactttttcatcatttttctatCTCTTCGAGAAAGTTAGGAGATTCTCCCTCACTGCTGCAGACCAGAAAGAGAGAATCGTGCATGTTAAGGCTCTTGGATGAGAAAGCTTCTAAAGGAGAAGTGATGTGTGACCCAGGTTGTTCTAGGTGCTCTGTAAAGTGCACTAGGAGCTAAACAATTCTCCTTCAGGTGAGTCATTACCTATGAATGGTTCTTCAATCTTCAAGTGTCTAAAAGTTTTCTTACAGAATTATAATCTGGTGGGCAAAAAGAGTCATCTTGCCTGATTTCACCCAAACAGAATTGTCCTTCATACTCACCATCTAAACAAAAATAATTGGAATAAAAAGAGAGAGTACCACATGTCCTATATATTGTGCTCCGATATTTACACACCACGGAGAGACATAGGTTTTACTGAATCTGAGAAGACAAAATAATTCATGGTTTAATTCGGTAAAATGCAGATATTAAATATGCAGGTAAAGGGAATTCCATGTGGTACCAAATTGCTAGTTGACTGCCctttacatgttttaaaaatcagcacTTTTGATAAAACCTGTTTCCAGACTCAGACTAGATGTCTCTACAGTCATCATTTTTAACCCTGGAAGCACAGTAGAATCAACTGGGGAACTCTTAAAAAATACCAAGGTCTAGAGCCGCATCCCTAGAACCACTAATTTCCTGGCACTTGGTCTTGGGTTAGGCTcagacatcagtattttttaaattctccaaGGTAGTCTAATGTTAGCCAAGGTTGAGAATTACTGCTTCAGAGCTAGAGAGCGAGCGACATCTCCATATGCAGCTTCTATTTTGAAAGTCATTTACAATTTCTCATTTTAGCAAGTTCTCTGTTTCTTTACCTCCGCTTTCCATTTAGAATGGAGTTCAAGTATTTCTTTACAGCCATTTGTTTTCGAAGGCGGGTATAGTTGTCAGTGAAGACTGCATCTGAGTGGCGTTTGATTGGTCCCTGGTCTTCTGAGATGCTATTGCTAAGAAACAAGAGAATAAGGAAACCAAATAATTTTAACAAGAAATGATAAAGGTACCAAAGGTCTGAATTTCTTGGAGTCAGATAAAAAGGAATTCCAACACCCAACTCATTTTCTATCacaaaaagactgaaagaaaaatgcatcTAAGCCTAAGGATAGGGGAGCAAGGAATAATCCAACATACTTTGGCCTTTACTGGGAGTGCCTTTAGACACATTCTGTCCTAACTGAGCaaataatttatcaaaaaaaaaatggggaataCTTGAAGTTGTGTTCTGCCATTGGAaggaaaagttctttaaaaaataaatacttctttATGAAGCTATGCCACTCTGAGTAGTACCTTCTACATATtcacttattggccatttaaagACAGAATCTTCCAATGTTTGCTTTGAGCAGGAAGTAAAACACAAACACTAAGGTTAACCTTAAAATTTGCTTCAGTTTGtactatgtcttatttattttttactgtgtcTAGTTCAGTTTGTTTGCAGATTTataaatgattattatttaagaaaaacaagtGTGTCTGGAGCCAATGAGTATGATATTACCAGGAAAACTTCTTTTCTTAATCCATGGGCCTGgtatattttattgaagaatataaattatttgatAACTAAATTAAACATTATCAAGAGTTATCCATTTTGAATAAAGTAAATAAGTTGTTTACAGTGAAAATATAATTGTCAAATTTAATAATcataacatgtttttaaaaaataataaattctcttTACCTAATTCGTTTTCCAATAAGGGACTCAAGGTACTTTTTGGCAGAAAGTTGACTTAAGAGTCTACTATAGTCACTCGTGAAAACTCCATCAGCATGTCTGACATTTCTGAAACAAGGAAGAAAGGATAGTCattattttgtaaatagtttgctaaaatattattttggctcattaaatataaaagaaacatcaACTTATTTGAAAGCTCCTCATGTAAACTTAAATCCAAAAGAAGGTTTTCTAACAACCCAATAAACAATATAATCTATTGACTTATTCTAATGACTTATATCTATATTTCCAGCCCAACagtttgaaaaattaaagaaattagctTTTTTAGAAGCATatctcaatattaaaataattttctctggTAGAACCTATAAAACTAATTCTCTTCTAAGAAATACTGGtgggaaaatatatttagtttctatttatttatggtgcTTTATTTCTTCTAATCTGAATAAAGATATATGCAAAGGGAAATTATCCTGATTTTAGCAAAAAATCCTCTTATGCCTTTTGCTATTTCTTCtgccaaaatatttggaaacaaaatcTCTTAAGATAGAAAGGATCATAGAGCCTATCAAGCAAATTTTCCATCCAAATGAGAAATAgtttttgctttgtcttttgtATAGAGTTACCCTGTCTACACTGGAATGGTGCTCTGGACAAATGGTTCCGTGAAATGCATAACTTTTATTATTAGACACCTTTTCTTCACATAGAGGTGAAACTCTTGCATGCTATAAATGCTATAGTTTTACAAGAATAGGCACATCTTCTGCTGTTAAAAATTTATGCAACAGAATATAAGTGGATGAGTTGCTCAGCCTGGCCTGTTACAACCTCTCTACATGAAAATCATGTACAGCAGCAAGAGCTTCAATAAATCAGGCTGAATGAAGCCATGACACATGGAAACTTGTAGTGCTATGCTATGAGAGTAGCTTCATGGtgacacaaaaacaaaatatttagatttcaaaaaagcattttctaaaataaaacacaataaaaatgaacTCACCTGGATACATCATAATAAGGTGTGTCATTTTCAGCTAATGCATTTTGTAAAACGTCAGTGTCTGCTTTTAATGAAATTTGGTCAGGTTCATTTGCTCCTTCAAAAGGTATTCTGTCACCCACCCTGTTAGGAAAAAATACCGTAAAGTATAATACATTCCTTTCTCAGAAGCTAGTGCTTATGGTTTTACAAACATTTGAAATAAGTTATTCAAAATCTTAGGCTATATTACCCATTCACAATATATGGATAGCATAATTGATTTAATGGCTTCTATGGTTTACGAGAGTATAAATAGTGGAAGTTTTGTTTATCCCATAAAATACATGCCATACAACTTTTACAGGCTTTATGTACCAGAAGAGCTACTTAGTTCAGTCTTTCAGAGCATGAAGCAAAGTACACTTCCTTGGCAATAGCTTCACTTTGCAAAGTTCACAGGTAGAAAGattttatacaaaatagaaactTTGGAAAATTTTTTATATTCAATATGAAAATTGGGAGTAATTCATGTATTTGTTGATGGTCAGTATTACTTGTCTCAACATCTCTCAAGAGCTGAGTAttaactatttttctttctctaagtccCTAAACTTTGCTTCAAAGATTCACCTTGGTGTGATGTATTTCTATGTATTGACCAAGTCCGAAGACTTTCTCCATCTCTGAATAGTTACTCAAATTCAATGAATTCTGTCGAGCTTTTTTGTTTCAAATCTTATGTAGTAACACAAATTTAATAAGGGATATACAATGCTTTACTGGAAGACTAAGCATAGACATGCCTATACATGGAATATGACCATACTTGTGAATGCATGTACAATTTGAACACCAGCACACTGTTAAAATTATCTGTGTGCATATTTTCACTGTTGGGTAAACTTCTAAGGAGTGTGTCGCCTGCCGGGCACTTGTGTATTTTTTGGTGAGGCAGTAGCTGGTAGACAGTAGCAAGCAGCCCTCTTTGAGTATGAAGCCTAGCAATCAATGCAAACTTCGGCATTCTTGAGATTATTCATCTCTTGTGATATAACCATTCAGATAGACTCATTCTATTTAATTATCAAAGCAACATATGATCTGGCTTTAAACAGATTTCACAGAGAACCACTAACAGCTAGGAGATTATTTACTCTATCGAGCATAAGCCTACCTTGAACAAAGAATTAGGaataagaaaataagcaaagaagTGATTATTTGTCCTTAGATATAGTAGTCCCTGTAAACTGGAAGGAAGTTTCCATTTACTGTTTCCTTCCTTAGCATAAACTTATTTCAGATAAAGCTTTAAAGATGAGTTGTATTATACTGTATGAACTTGAAATATGAAACACAACATAGAGAGCAGTAAAACTAAGGAATTGTGATAAAAACCAAGTCccttaaaattcattcattgGGGGAGGGTGTCTCAGTAGATCAATTATCCCACAATTTTTAATATTGACAAATTGATTCTGCCTAGTCTGTCCAACATGATTTTATGCATATTCCACTAATCAACTACTCATCTTATGATTATTTGCTGACTGATCTTGAAAATGAACTAAAATGAGGTAGGCAACTAGACACCTGTTTTTCCAACAGAAACTGAACTGAACTGAGATGACAATGGAGAATAGCTCATTACTCATCTAAAACTGGTTTTGAATGAAAGGAAAGTCAAACCCTCCTTCTGCCTTGATCGGAAGTGTGATCCACCCTACCCATAAAACTAGTCATTGACACTGTCTCTCTGGCCCTGAGAGTGAATTCCAAGACTCAGAATAATCATGTTGACCTGAAGTTGAAAAAACTTGCTTAACATGTCAACCAACAGATTTAAATAActaatacataattttttaagttgagCTGTCCAAAATAACACATAGGAAATTCCCATTTACATGGAGAAGGAATGTTCAACTGTCTGAATTGAAAGAGAACCTACCTTAGCGCAGAAGGTGCTCCAAAAAGAGGCCATGCCAAGGTCTGCGAGAAAAGCACGCTGAAAAGTGTCAGGAACACGAGGAGCTGGGGCTTGCTTCTCGTTTCCATCTCTGTACCTCAAAAGGGAGAGAATCACATCAGCTTTTCCAACCACAGATGTTCCAGTAAGGTAATTCTGAGTGTCTAGCAGTAATATCTTAAGGCTCTTGCAGAGTTTAGAAAAAGTAATTTTCATCAGAAAGAGTTAAACTGCAATatgattactttttaaatcaaaaagggttttgtgtgtgtgaatggtGTTTGTTTGAATAAAAATTAG encodes:
- the VIP gene encoding VIP peptides; translation: METRSKPQLLVFLTLFSVLFSQTLAWPLFGAPSALRVGDRIPFEGANEPDQISLKADTDVLQNALAENDTPYYDVSRNVRHADGVFTSDYSRLLSQLSAKKYLESLIGKRISNSISEDQGPIKRHSDAVFTDNYTRLRKQMAVKKYLNSILNGKRSSEGESPNFLEEIEK